A genomic stretch from Hemicordylus capensis ecotype Gifberg chromosome 1, rHemCap1.1.pri, whole genome shotgun sequence includes:
- the RD3 gene encoding protein RD3: MSLASWFRWNEPPNRISQRSPTEMVMETLMMELGWQIKEAEKQQRERENEYRKIKTGVDYGWLVSHPKHSYDISPGERLQLEDMCSKIHPSYCGPVIIRFRQLIAEYEPEAPEVSRLFRSVLHDAMEKMKEEEEAKKLARQWNTKHKTSLSLTTFKSRARILPFSSNIKTISEDVERDTDLTRRVWSMPEFRSNKDY; this comes from the exons ATGTCCCTGGCTTCCTGGTTCCGGTGGAATGAGCCCCCAAATAGAATTTCCCAGAGGAGCCCAACAGAAATGGTGATGGAAACCCTTATGATGGAACTTGGCTGGCAAATCAAGGAAGCTGAGAAACAGCagcgggagagagagaatgagtacCGCAAGATCAAGACGGGTGTGGACTATGGCTGGCTAGTTAGCCATCCAAAGCACAGCTATGATATCAGTCCTGGGGAGCGTCTGCAGCTGGAGGACATGTGCTCCAAAATACATCCTTCCTACTGTGGGCCTGTCATTATTAG ATTCCGACAACTCATTGCTGAATATGAACCAGAGGCCCCAGAGGTGTCTCGGCTATTCCGCTCTGTCCTGCACGATGCCATGGAGAAgatgaaagaggaagaagaggcaaAGAAGCTTGCAAGGCAGTGGAACACAAAGCACAAAACCAGCCTATCCCTCACAACATTCAAATCCCGAGCCAGGATTTTACCATTTAGCAGTAATATCAAGACCATTTCAGAAGATGTTGAGAGAGATACTGATCTGACCAGGAGAGTATGGAGCATGCCTGAATTCAGGAGTAACAAGGACTACTGA